From Mucilaginibacter gotjawali:
AACTTCTTAGACGAATGGAGTAATCAATTATTGAAACTTATTTAATTACTCTATGCAACTAATTTGTAATGAATTATCATTTCTCCCGTTGGCGGAAAACGAAAGTATTGCCGAGGAAAGATTTTATCAATTGATTAAGACATTCAAAAAAGCAAAAGAGAGATATGGATTCAATCATATTCGCTTTCCGCTAAATCACCATGACCAACAAGTTACTTTAAAGCGAAACTTTTATGAAGTGGTTTCAAATTTCAGTAATCAAACATATAAGAACCTCATCGTCGATCTTTGTAAGTCCCCATTCATAGACGACTTAGAAGACGATGAATTAAACATGTTCTATTCAAGTAAATACGAAATTATCGATGAGGATGTTCCGACGAAAGCATCCCCATTGGGCTTGCCGGTAGCGTTTATTAAATCGTCACCGGCTGTAAGCTTAAACTCCCATCCATTTTGGAGAAAAAAGAAGATATCAATATTAAAGTCCAGTGAAAATGAAATCGAAAATGCTATTTTGATTGTTTATAACATCTGTTTAGAAACGGACGTTGATGCCAAAGAGCTTTCCGAATGGGCGGATAACTTTTTACCGAGTGAGTTAACTACGGAAGAAGAAATAAAAAAATATTTAAACTACACAAAGTATTCCATTGTATTTTCCCCGGAATTTTTGGTGCAATTTTTCGAATGGAAAACTAACGACACCGATAAATACAAGTACTTATTGCAGTTATTAAAGGATGTTGAGGTACATCCTTTTACAGGGGGCATGGGACAAACAGAAAACTTAAAGTATAGGGGCAAAGAAGCCTCAAAAAGGGTGACTCAGGCAGATCGACTCAGTTATACATTGGATAATAATTTAGTAACATTTTTGGCGTGCAAAGGACATTATAAATTTCATTAATGCTCCGTTGGCACACACGGCACATATGCAGCTGCACTGCTTCGATAGCGACGACACATTTTCATCGCAACTTCAAAGCCCCTCACCTCAATATTTAATCATCTCAATCTTCACCGGCCCTAAAAGCCCTGACGATTCCAACCCCGACTTCGGATCAGGCCCGAAAGTGGCCGAAACCTTTCTTTGATCCGCAGGCAGCTTGCTGTCGCCAATCAGCCGGTTCATCCAGGTATTCACTACTTTTATCTCGATTTTATTGATGCCTGGCTTAAGTGCTTTGGTAATATCCAGTTGGTAAGGTGGCGTCCATGCGCCGCCTACTGCCATGCCGTTAACGGTTACTTTGGCAATCGCCCTGGCAAGGCCAAGGTCGATGATATAATGAGCACCAGGGGTAAGTTTGCCTATTTTAAAAGTATTATGATAAAACGCCGGGCCCGAGTAGTATTTGATGCTGTCATTCGCATTAAGCGACCAGTCGGTTAGCGTATTGAACACTACGGGCTTTGCCGGGCCGCGCATAGCCTTATCAAAATTAACTATCCATGGTGTCGTAATGCCAATGGTTTTGGTGGGCGACGGATAATTTGATCTGCTGGTATCTCCCTTTGTTCCATTTTTCCTGAAGATCACAAACGCGCTTTCAAAGGGCTCCAACTGCAACGGTACAGAGGTAGTGGTTCCGCTTTGGCTGTATGCGGGCAGCATACGCCCGGTGCCGGTAACGGCATTCCATAATTCAGGGCTTTTGCCGGTGATGCGGAAGGCCGTTGAAATATTTACAGGCGTATATTTTTGGTTCGACACAAAATAGATCGAACCGTCCTTCAGTTGCCTGTGGATAAAAAGGATGGAGTCACTCTTGGTTATTTTAAGGTCGGGTTGAACTTTTACCAGGTCCAGTGCCTGCTGCATATCCATGCCGCTAATTACCATGCCTTTGCCATAATGATTAACTTTTGTGGTTACCCCATCAACATTACCCCAAAGTTCGGCCGTAAGGCTTTGCACCTGCTGATCAGCTGCCGGGTAATTGGCCAGGCTGGGCGACCTGTCGGGTTTTGGTCCTAAAACTACTGCCCCCTGCTTTACCAGCTCTTTAATTTTTGCCAGCAGTTCGGGACGGATGGTGCGGAGTTTTGGCAGCACGAGGATGCTGTAGCTGATGCCGTTTGGCAGCACCAGTTTTCCATCCTTTACGGTTAGCTTTTGTTTGATCACATCGCCGTTGATATAGTCGTATGAGTATCCCTGCGGCAGCGCCGGATCGGTAACCCCGATCATTTTTGGCGCATCTTCGCCAATAAAGTAGGCCACGTCGGCTACATATTGGCCCTGCTGCAGCATCATGTTGCATCTTTTCATGTATTTTAAAAATACATCCATATCAAAAAACCAGGTATTCAGGCGGTTAAATTCAACGCCAAACCAGGCGGTTACCCCCGGCCCTATATCATCTTTTGGCTGCGAGACATAAACATGCAGCAGGGTGTTGTTGATACCTTCGGTAAAAAAGCGGTCGCCGCGTTTTTTAAACATAGCCGGGTACCGGTAAAACGGGGCGCCTGCCGCTGTGAACGATTCGGCAGATACCTTGATTTTTCCATAAATATGGGCGGATGAAGAAGCCGCGCGGTTTTCTATATCTCCCAAATCTCCCTCACTCCAAAACTCCCCGCCTACCTCGTCCGACTGCCCGCCATATTGCAAAAACTCGCCGGGGTAGCCCCAGTGGCCATAATTTTCCAGCCAGGTGGTTAACCCGTTTTTGTGGCTGATCTCGCGCAAACCACCCACATATTTAAAGGAAACATCATCGGCTACCAGCCGCCTTAAGTCCCATAAAAAACGATCGGACTGGTCTTCGCTGCCCACCACCTTTCCCTGTAAAACGGGTATATACGGCGTTGGATCGTAATTGTATTTTTGTTTGAATTCGGCGATCAAATTATCGGTCCAGTTCTGGCTCCCGGTTTCGTAGCTATCTTCAACGGCTACCTTAAATGATTTGCGGTCCTCCGCCGGGATGCGTTTAAGGATTTGGCCTAAAAAAGCGTTAAAATGTTCCGCCACGTGTGCCTTGCTCATTTTGTCAATTTCCAAACCCTGGCCCTCGGGCGGCGCAGGGCTGTTGGTAACATTGGTGGGCGTCATCCCGGTGCGTTCAATGATCCAGTTACCGGTGGGCACCTGCCAGTTAAGCGTACCATCCGCCGCCATGTAGCTTGAAATATCAATTACTTTATCAGGGTCGATGATATATTTCGAGGCTTCGTCCGGTTGCGGCGCCCACTGGTAGTTTTGCCAGAAAGGGTGTGGGGTGGGCCACATTTTTGCCAGCGTTTTTTCGATATAATCCTCTACCATCGGGGTTGATGAGAGCTTTAACTCCGTAATGCCACAATCATTGGAGATACTGGTAAACACCAGCCTGATGCTGGTTGCCGTGCTTGCGGGGATGGATATAGCCGCCTGCCCCCATGGCGTAAAACCTGTATTTAACGCAGGGTTTGTACGGTCAATGGCGAAGTGTTTTATGGTGACGTATGCGCCGTTTATTTTGGCCTGTACGTCGCCTTCCAGGTACACGGCCTGCTGCGTTGTGTTAATGATGATGCTCCGCAAGGTATCGGGTGTTGTTTTGCTGATTTCCAGCGAAAACTGCTGCCCGTTATGCAGATGTATGGCCGTGGCCGTATTATTATCCGTTAAATTGCTCAGCGAATCAATTGCCGGTATAGAAGACAGCTGCGTACCTATGGCAGCGTCATAACCAGCAGGCACAGGGTAGGCCAGCACTTTAACATCCTGGAATTCTTTTTGCGGCTGAGTGAGTTTTTGATGATATGCCATTGGCCCCTGAACAGTAACCTGTGAGGAGGTTAAATAACGCATAGACTGGCCCGGTTTTACCCACGGCCCGCCGGATTGGCTCCAGCCCGGCCCGTTAAAGATACCGATCTGAATATTGAGGCGTGTTGCCGCTTTTAGCGTCGCGTGCAAAATGTCCCACCATTCGTCGGTAAACATTTTTACTTTACCACCGGGCACGTTATCCAGGCCAATATTGCCGATAAAGGCCCGGTTGATCCCCACTTTTTTCATGGCTTCCAGGTCTTTAACAACACCCTCTTTGGAGATATTACCTGAGATCCAATACCAATAGATACTTGTTTGAACGGAATCCGGGATGTTTTTAAAGGTGGTTTCAATAGCGCTAAATTTCCCCGCTTGCAGTTTTGTTTTCGCCTTTAACTTTGCCTGCCCATAGGCACAGGTAACTAATAAAAAGAGAGCCAAAACTAAGCATCGTATTTTAAATAAAAGCGGTTTTACAGTACGTAATAAAAACGATTTAGCTAGTTTTTTTTTCATTACAGAACAGGGTAAGGTATATGAATACAGTAAAAATTCTAACAGATTAAAACCCGGATATTTTAGTTTTAAATATCAAAGATATAAGACGCCAAAGTAACAAAAACAATAGACTGGCAATTGTAAAATTTGTAATGTATTTTAATTTGCTTTTTGGTAAACATTTTTAATAATCCCGGTTAGCAAAGGGTGTGTTTTTTTGCCTGTTGATAGTCATTTAATTAATAGATCTATCGGGGCATGTTTATTGTGCTATATTGCGCAGTTCCGGTTTTTTTGCGCTTAGCATCTCAAAATCAGCTTTACACTTTGGCTATCGGCCTGTTCGGACAGGGGGGATAGCCTTTATTTAAAAAGAGGATTATGATGGGCAGGAATGAGCTTTCAGAACGATTGGTGATAGCCAACGAAGAAAAAGCAAGACTGGAAGCAGAGCTTATCCTTGCGAATATTGAACTGGATTTTCAGAACGAAGAAAAGAAAAAGCGCGCTGCTGAACTTAACCTGGCGAATATTGAGCTGGAATTTCAAAACAGGGAGAAACTTAACCGCGCCAGGGAACTCATCATTGCTAACAGGGAACTTGATTTTCAGAACGAAGAAAAAGGCAAACGTGCCGCTGAATTGATCATCGCCGGCAAGGAACTGCTTTTTCAAAATGAGGAAAAGGAAAAACGTGCAGCGGAGTTACTGTTAGCTAATACCGAACTGGTTTTCCAGAATGCAGAAAAAGAAAAACGGGCGGCCGAACTGATCATCGCCAACAAGGAGCTGCTTTATCAAAATGGTGAAAAGGAAAAGCGCGCGGCGGAACTGATCATCGCCAACCTGGAGTTGATTTTTCAAAATGAAGAAAAAGAAAAACGGGCAAATGAGCTGATCATTGCCAATAAAGAATTGACTTACCAAAACGGCGAAAAAGAGAAACGGGCGGCCGAATTGATTATTGCGCTGAAAGAGTTGGGTTACCAGGATGAAGAAAAAGCAAAACGCGCTGCTGAACTGATTATTGCTAACCGTGAGCTGTTGATCCAACAGCAGGAAAAAACAAGACGGGCGGCTGCAGAGGCAAAGAAAGATGAATTCTTTAATATGGTTAGTCATGAATTCAAGACACCATTGACCAATATAAAAGCCATAAACCAGCTGCTTGAAAAAACAACTGACCGGGCCAATAAACATTATCCATTTATTTTAAATGCCGGCCATAGCATTAAACGGCTTGAAAAACTAATTGCGGACCTGCTGGATGTAACCAAGATCAACTCAGGCCAGATAGACCTGAATATCGCGGCGTTTTATTTCCCGGATGCACTCACCAACAGTATAGCCAATATCCAGCTTACGGCAAACAACCATGAGATTATGCTGGAAAATTCGGCAGATATCCTGTACGCCGGCGACCAGTTCAGAATTGAACAGGTACTGATTAACCTGTTAACTAATGCCATCAAATATTCTCCTGAGGCCGGCAAGGTATTGGTAAAAGCTAAAATTGAATCGGGCGACCTGGTGGTGACCGTGCAGGATTTTGGTATTGGGATTGCAAAACACGAGATCGATCAATTATTTCAGCGTTTTTACAGGGTAAGTGAAACGGCTATGCTTTTCCAGGGCGTCGGCTTGGGTCTGTTTATTGCGTCCGAAATTGTCAAAAAACATAATGGCAGGTTTACTATTACCAGTGAGCCGGGCGAAGGCAGCAGTTTTAGTTTTACACTGCCATTGCCCGCCTGAGATGGATCGGCAAATCATAAAAAAATCCCTCAACCAATTGGTCAAGGGATTTTTAAACATAATTGAATCATAGGCCGGGGTTACTTCCACCCGCCGCCTAGAGACCTGTAAAGTTCAGCCACTGCGCTTAATTCTTCACTTTTTATCGATGCCAGTTCAAGCTCACCTTGTAATACGTTACTTTGGGCGGTAATCACTTCCAGGTAATTGGCGATGCCGTTTTTAAATAACAGGTTGGCATTGGCAGTAGCATGCTGTAATGTATTTACCCGGCTGGCAGCGATGTTTTGCTGCTGCTTTAGCTTTTCAATTTTCACCATTGCGTCCGATACTTCGCCCACCGCATTTAAAACTGACTGACGGAATTGCAGTACGGTTTTTTCGCGTTCAACCTGCGCTACATCGTATTGGGTTTTTAATTTTTTGTGTTCAAGCAGGGGCTGTGCGATGCCGCCTGCCACAATGCCAAACAAGGATGCCGGCATATTAAACCAGTTACTTGCTTTAAACGAATTGACGCCGCCGGTTGCTGTAATATTTAAAACAGGATACATGGCGGCTTTGTTGATGCCGACATTGGCATTGGCCGTAACCAGGGCAAGTTCGGCGCTTTTGACGTCTGGGCGGCGACTTACGAGGTTGGCAGGTAACCCGGCCGAAACATTAGCCGGGGTAACCATTTGATCAAGGATGGCGGTACGCTCAACCCTGCCGGGCAATTCGCCGGTGAGAATACGAAGGGCATTTTCCTGGATGCTGATGTTTTGTTCAAACTGGGGCACCAATTGTGCAGCGGTCTGTTCCTGTGCTTCGGCTTGTTGTACAGCCAGCGAAGTTACCTGCCCTGCATCATATTGCAGCCGGATAATGCGCAGCGTGCTGTCGTTTAGCAGTACATTTTTATGGGCGATATCCAGTTGAGCGTCCAGCATCAGCAGGTTATAATAACCCTGCGAAATATTGGACACGAGGGTAGTTTGGATAGCCTTTTTAGCCTCAACAGTTTGCAGGTAAGCAGCTAAAGCTGCTTTGCTTTGGTTATGGATTTTCCCCCAGATATCTGCCTCCCACGAAACAGCCACATTGGCCGAGTAGTCTTCGATATGGTTGGTGCCGATATTGTACTGGCTTAAACTGAGCCCGGTAAGGCTGTTGTTTGATGGACGGTTGGTGTTGGCGGTGACATTCAGGTCCACCTGCGGTACATTGTTCCACTTTACCTGTTTGAATAATAATTGCGACGCCTCCATATTTTTTAGGGCGATCTGCATATCGTAGTTTTTAGCAATAGCGCTGTCGATCAGCTTTTGCAAAACCGGGTCGGTAAAGAAATTCTTCCAGCTGATATCTGCGATGCTGCTGGTATCGCTTGCCGCAGCCGCGCTGCCGAAATGATCGGGCAGGGCAGGTTTAGGCGTTTCAATATCTTTTGAAACTTTACAGGCGCTTAATATCAACAGGATAAAAGCGAGACTGATTATGTTATTTTTCATTTGTGTGATTTTTAATTTGTAAAATTCTACTAAAGCGATGGGTTTTAAACCAAGGGTGCTCGAAACCTGGTCGCCTTAGCTTTTGGCCTTGTGTGATCGGTTCCCCTCTTGAGAGGGGCATGGGGTGTGTTAACGAACTTTGCTCTAAAACGAACCTCCACCCTTACGTTCCCGACACACCCCTCCGCCCCCTCTCAAGAGGGGAATCGCACGAGGCCGCCGCCTTTTTAAACGTTTCGGACACTTAGTTTTTCTAACCCATCGCTATTGGCGATGAAAATCATCCCTTACTATACTCTCCCTGCAAAGCCAACACATCCACATTATTTGCGCTGTCATCCGCTTTTTGCCGGTGCAACACCGCTAGTGGCACGCCGGTAACTTTCTCCTGCAAATGCTGGAAGATGACGAACAATACCGGGATGATAAACAGCCCAAGAATCACTCCCGCAACCATACCCCCGGCTGCGCCGATACTGATGGAGTGGTTACCCTGCGCCGAAGGACCGGTGGCAATGCTCATAGGGAACAGGCCGAAAACAAAGGCCAGCGAGGTCATGAGGATTGGGCGGAGCCGTAACCTTGCCGCTTCAATAGCCGAGGCTACCAATTGATGCCCCGCCTTGCGTCGTTGTACCGCAAATTCCACAATAAGGATGGCGTTCTTGGCCAGCAGCCCGATCAGCATGATAAGCGCTACCTGTACGTAGATGTTGTTTTCAATCCCGGTAAGGCCCAGCACCGCAAATACGCCAAACACGCCTGTTGGGATAGACAGGATCACCGCCAGTGGCAGGATGTAGCTTTCGTATTGCGCCGAAAGCAGGAAGTAAACAAATATCAAACACAGGATAAATACGATGACCGATTGCCCGCCGGATGAGATCTCTTCGCGGGTTTGCCCGGTAAATTCATAGGCAAAGCCTGATGGCAGCTGCTCTTTGGCGACCTCTTCAATTGCCCTGATCGCATCGCCCGAGCTATAACCCGGTTTTGGTATGGCGTTGATTTCGATCGAATTGAACAGGTTAAACCTTGATGCCGTTTCGGAACCGTAAACCCGGGTTAGCTTTACCAGTGTGTTGATGGGCACCATGTCGCCGGTTTTGCTTTTTACAAAAACCCGGTCGATAGACGAAGGATCTGTCCTGTCGGCGATATCCGCCTGCACAATTACCCGGTAATATTTACCAAACCGGTTAAAATCCGAAGCCTGCGCACTTCCGAAATAGGCCTGCATGGTTTCAAGTATGTCCTTTACATTTACACCCAGCTGGTTTGCTTTTTCATCATCCACTTCTAATTGTAATTGCGGGTAATCCGCTTTAAAGGAGGTAAATGCATAGGCTACGGCCGGTTTCTTCATCAGCGCGCCAATAAAATTGTTGGCTACGCCGCTGAACTTGTCCAGCTGACCGCCGGTTTTATCCTGCAGCACCATATCCAGAGCCTCCACATTGCTAAAGCCCGGTACGGTAGGGAAGCTGAAAACAAAGAAACTTCCCCCGGTTATTTGGCCCAGCTGGCCCCTGATCTGGTCCATAATGGCGTTGATGTCCTTTACTTTACCTCTTTCATCCGGTTTCTTCAATAACACAAAAAATACGGCAGATGATGGACTGGTAGAGTTGGTGAGCAAGTTGAAACCGGGTAAGGAGGTTACAAACCTGGCCGCTTCCAGTTTACCAACGGTATTTTCGGCCTGCTGCATTACTTTGGATGTACCATCCAGCGAAGTGCCCGAAGGTGTATTTACAGCGATAGCAACGAAGCCCTGGTCCTCGGTAGGGATAAAACCTGTTTTGGTGTTCCTTACCATCAAAACGGTGGCTGCAGTGATCAAAATAAGCCCGGCAATACCCACCCATTTATTTTTCACCAGGAACTTTAATCCACCCACATAGCGGTTGGTTATGGTGTTAAAACTGCTGTTAAAACCGGTGAAGAAACGTTGTTTAAACCCTTGTTTAACGGTGCCGTTTCTTTTATCGGCATGGGTGTCTTTTAAAAACAGCGCGGCCAATGCCGGGCTAAGCGTTAAGGCGTTAACCGCCGAGATCATAATGGCGATGGCCATGGTAAAGGCAAACTGCCGGTAAAAGATCCCTGTCGACCCCGTCATAAAACCAACCGGTAAAAATACGGCAGCCATTACTAAAGTGATGGAAATGATTGCGCCGGTGATCTCGTGCATCGCTTCAACTGTCGCCGGTTTTGGGGCGAGGTGTTTGTGCTCCATTTTGGCATGCACCGCCTCCACCACAACGATCGCGTCGTCTACCACAATGCCTATCGCCAGCACCAGCGCAAACAGCGTAAGCAGGTTGATGGTGAAGCCAAACAGGTTCATGAAGAAGAAGGTACCGATAATGGCTACCGGCACGGCTATCGCAGGTATCAAAGTCGACCGGAAATCCTGCAGGAAAATATACACCACAAGAAATACCAGGATAAATGCTTCTATCAATGTATGCTCTACCTGGGTAATAGATTCATCAAGGGCTGTTTTGGTTCGATAAAAATTATTGTATTTAATACCTGCGGGGAAATCTTTGGATGCTTTTTCCATCAGTTTATCCACCGCTATCTGGATCTCATTGGCATTTGAACCCGCCAGCTGGATAATACCGATTGCGATACCGTTGTGACCATTTAAGCGGGTTAAACTGGTATACGAATAGGCGCCCAGTTCAACACGGGCCACATCCTTTAAATGCAGTACAGAACCATCAGCATTGGCGCGGATGGCAATGTTTTCGTATTCTTCGGGTTTGGTAAGCTTGCCTTTGTATTTAATCACATATTCAAAGATCTCCTTGCTTCTTTCGCCCAGCTTACCGGGGGCAGCCTCCAGGTTTTTATCCTGTATGGCGGCCATTACCTCGGCCGGGGTGATCTTATAAGCGGCCATCTGGTTTGGATTGAGCCATACCCGCATGGAGTAATCCTTCACCCCGCCGAATATACTTGCAGAGCCTACACCCGGGATCCGTTTAAGCTCGGGGATAATATTGATCTGCGCATAGTTGGCTACAAAAGTCTGGTCGTATTTTTTGGGGTCTTCGGTATAAATACCCACCGCACCGATCAGGCTGTTTTGCTGTTTGGTAGTGGTGATGCCCTGCTGCACTACTTCGGCAGGCAGCTGGCTGGTGGCCTGTGCCACACGATTTTGTACGTTCACGGCTGCCTGGTCGGGGTTGGTGCCCTGCTTAAAGTAAACCGTAATGGCTAAAGTACCATCATTACTTGCAGTCGAGCTCATGTAGCTCATGTTTTCCACCCCGTTAATGGATTCCTCCAGCGAGGGCGCTACCGAACGGAGTACCGTTTCGGCATTGGCGCCGGGATAAACCGCGGTTACCAGCACCGCCGGTGGCGCTATATCCGGGAACTGCTGTAAGGGTAATTTAAACAGGCTTAGCAGCCCGAGGATTACCAGCAGTATGGAGATGACGGTAGCGAGTACCGGTCTTTCTATAAATTTTTTAAACATCGTTTTAATTTTAATGTGTGTGAAGCCTCACCCAACCCTCTCCAGGGGAGAGGGCTTTAATTTCTTTTGCTCCCCTCTCCTTTGGAGAGGGGCCGGGGGTGAGGCGTTTTAATTTTTAGCCAAATTATCGCTGGCTTTTTTGGGCTGAATTACGGTACCTTCCTGCAAACGATCAAAGCCGCTCAGTACGATCTGGTCGCCAACTTTCACGCCGTCTTTTACCAGGTAATTGTTGCCGCTTTTGCCAATAATAGTGATAGCCTGTTTTTTAACCTTATTGCTGTCGGCCACTGCAAAGACAAATACTTTGTCCTGCATTTCAACGGTTGCCGATTGCGGGATGATCAGCGCATCTTTATGCTGAAGGCTTAAACGGATTTTACCTGTATTACCTGATCGCAATAAACCCTGTGCATTCGGGAAACTTGCTCTCAGCGTAATAGCGCCGGTGTTTTTATCAAACTGGCCGTCAATCATGTCGATCTTTCCCTGTTGGGTAAACTGGCTGTTATCAGCTAATACCAGGCTTACAGCGGGCAGTTGTTTTAATTTGTCCTTTAGGGTACCGCCCGGATATTGCTCTTTAAAGCTCACAAAATCCTGTTCGCCCAGCGCGAAATAAACGTGGACATTATGTACGTCAGATAATAGCGTTAACGCTTCGGCATCCGCAGGTGCAACCAGGCTGCCCTGTTTCTTTAGCAGGCGGCCGATATAACCGCTCACCGGGGCTTTTATTAAAGTGTAACCCAGGTTGATCTGCGCGGTAGATACATTTGCTTTTGCCTGTTCGATATTGGCTTTGGCGACATCGTAGGCAGCCTTTGCAGTTTTTAACTGGTAATCGGATACCACCTTGTTTTGTACAAGCAGGGTAAGTTTGTCAATTTCCAGCTGTGCATTGGCTAAAGCGCCTTCGGCGGCGTGCTGGCTGGCAATGGCATTGTTTAAAGCGGCGCGGTAAGGCTGATCGTTAATTTTAAAGATCGGTTGCCCGGCGTTTACAAAAGCGCCTTCGTCAACAAATACTTTATCAAGCGAACCGCTTACCTGCGGGCGGATCTCCACATTTACCGCACCCTCAACCGAAGCAGGGTATTCCTGGTAAGTGGTATCGGTACCCGCAATAATGGTGGCCACCGGCAATGATGGTGGCGGCGGTGCTACAGCCGTTTGCGGTTTTGGTGAACAGCTGTATAGCGTTAGGGCGACAAGCGCCAGATAGATGGTTTTCATGTTAATTATTGATTTAGTGAATTTGCGAACTGGTGAATTAATGGGTTTGTGACCGGTTGGAATTCGTTTCCACCGTGGCAGCGGCCCGGCCACTTTGTTATTTATTTAACACTGTTAAATTATCTAACGAGTGTAAATATTTCTGAATAAATTTGTTTAACCTTTTTCATGACATTATTAATTTAAATTAAGTACTAAACCTTCCGGTGAAACCGGAGAACAAAACTCACTGCCTGGGGGCAGTATTAAAACCCGGTTCTTGCGTTTCTGGTTGTTTGCAAACGGGTGGCGGCTCTTATGTGCCGGTTTTATTTATGGGTATGTTATTTATTCAACACTTTTATTTTCTTTAACGGGCGCAGTCCCTGGCGAAAATTGACCAGTCATTGACCTGATAATTGCGCCGATGGCGTCTTTTAAAACCTGCCGGTTAATCTCGTCCGAGTTTCCGCGGCTCAATATATTGATAGAGATTAACCCATGCACCACCGACCAAAAGGTATAATATTTTGTACAGATCATGTTCGACTCCATATCCTGTATACCCATCAATTCGCCAATTACCGCGGTAAACAAGTCCCAGGGTCTTTCTGCCTCGGGCAGGGTGTTCATCAATTCGCAACTGTAATTCGTGTTCACACCGTACATGGCCTGGTATAATTCCTTATTGGCAAAGGCAAAGTTCCAATAGGCCAGCCACATGGCTTCCAGTTGTTTTGCAGGCAGGCGGTGCTTGCTTTTGGCCTCTTCCAAATCCCTCGACAATATTAAATACCCCTTGCGGGTAAGCTCCAGTATAATGGCGTCCTTGTTCGAAAAATATTCGTAAATAATAGGCGCCGTATACTCAATTACATCGGCAATTTTACGCATGCTTAACGCCTGCCATCCCTCTTCCTTAACAATCTGAAGCGCAGCCTTCAGGATGTTCATCCTGGTATCTTCTTTCAGACGT
This genomic window contains:
- a CDS encoding type II toxin-antitoxin system YoeB family toxin → MAENESIAEERFYQLIKTFKKAKERYGFNHIRFPLNHHDQQVTLKRNFYEVVSNFSNQTYKNLIVDLCKSPFIDDLEDDELNMFYSSKYEIIDEDVPTKASPLGLPVAFIKSSPAVSLNSHPFWRKKKISILKSSENEIENAILIVYNICLETDVDAKELSEWADNFLPSELTTEEEIKKYLNYTKYSIVFSPEFLVQFFEWKTNDTDKYKYLLQLLKDVEVHPFTGGMGQTENLKYRGKEASKRVTQADRLSYTLDNNLVTFLACKGHYKFH
- a CDS encoding glycosyl hydrolase encodes the protein MKKKLAKSFLLRTVKPLLFKIRCLVLALFLLVTCAYGQAKLKAKTKLQAGKFSAIETTFKNIPDSVQTSIYWYWISGNISKEGVVKDLEAMKKVGINRAFIGNIGLDNVPGGKVKMFTDEWWDILHATLKAATRLNIQIGIFNGPGWSQSGGPWVKPGQSMRYLTSSQVTVQGPMAYHQKLTQPQKEFQDVKVLAYPVPAGYDAAIGTQLSSIPAIDSLSNLTDNNTATAIHLHNGQQFSLEISKTTPDTLRSIIINTTQQAVYLEGDVQAKINGAYVTIKHFAIDRTNPALNTGFTPWGQAAISIPASTATSIRLVFTSISNDCGITELKLSSTPMVEDYIEKTLAKMWPTPHPFWQNYQWAPQPDEASKYIIDPDKVIDISSYMAADGTLNWQVPTGNWIIERTGMTPTNVTNSPAPPEGQGLEIDKMSKAHVAEHFNAFLGQILKRIPAEDRKSFKVAVEDSYETGSQNWTDNLIAEFKQKYNYDPTPYIPVLQGKVVGSEDQSDRFLWDLRRLVADDVSFKYVGGLREISHKNGLTTWLENYGHWGYPGEFLQYGGQSDEVGGEFWSEGDLGDIENRAASSSAHIYGKIKVSAESFTAAGAPFYRYPAMFKKRGDRFFTEGINNTLLHVYVSQPKDDIGPGVTAWFGVEFNRLNTWFFDMDVFLKYMKRCNMMLQQGQYVADVAYFIGEDAPKMIGVTDPALPQGYSYDYINGDVIKQKLTVKDGKLVLPNGISYSILVLPKLRTIRPELLAKIKELVKQGAVVLGPKPDRSPSLANYPAADQQVQSLTAELWGNVDGVTTKVNHYGKGMVISGMDMQQALDLVKVQPDLKITKSDSILFIHRQLKDGSIYFVSNQKYTPVNISTAFRITGKSPELWNAVTGTGRMLPAYSQSGTTTSVPLQLEPFESAFVIFRKNGTKGDTSRSNYPSPTKTIGITTPWIVNFDKAMRGPAKPVVFNTLTDWSLNANDSIKYYSGPAFYHNTFKIGKLTPGAHYIIDLGLARAIAKVTVNGMAVGGAWTPPYQLDITKALKPGINKIEIKVVNTWMNRLIGDSKLPADQRKVSATFGPDPKSGLESSGLLGPVKIEMIKY
- a CDS encoding ATP-binding protein translates to MMGRNELSERLVIANEEKARLEAELILANIELDFQNEEKKKRAAELNLANIELEFQNREKLNRARELIIANRELDFQNEEKGKRAAELIIAGKELLFQNEEKEKRAAELLLANTELVFQNAEKEKRAAELIIANKELLYQNGEKEKRAAELIIANLELIFQNEEKEKRANELIIANKELTYQNGEKEKRAAELIIALKELGYQDEEKAKRAAELIIANRELLIQQQEKTRRAAAEAKKDEFFNMVSHEFKTPLTNIKAINQLLEKTTDRANKHYPFILNAGHSIKRLEKLIADLLDVTKINSGQIDLNIAAFYFPDALTNSIANIQLTANNHEIMLENSADILYAGDQFRIEQVLINLLTNAIKYSPEAGKVLVKAKIESGDLVVTVQDFGIGIAKHEIDQLFQRFYRVSETAMLFQGVGLGLFIASEIVKKHNGRFTITSEPGEGSSFSFTLPLPA
- a CDS encoding efflux transporter outer membrane subunit, which codes for MKNNIISLAFILLILSACKVSKDIETPKPALPDHFGSAAAASDTSSIADISWKNFFTDPVLQKLIDSAIAKNYDMQIALKNMEASQLLFKQVKWNNVPQVDLNVTANTNRPSNNSLTGLSLSQYNIGTNHIEDYSANVAVSWEADIWGKIHNQSKAALAAYLQTVEAKKAIQTTLVSNISQGYYNLLMLDAQLDIAHKNVLLNDSTLRIIRLQYDAGQVTSLAVQQAEAQEQTAAQLVPQFEQNISIQENALRILTGELPGRVERTAILDQMVTPANVSAGLPANLVSRRPDVKSAELALVTANANVGINKAAMYPVLNITATGGVNSFKASNWFNMPASLFGIVAGGIAQPLLEHKKLKTQYDVAQVEREKTVLQFRQSVLNAVGEVSDAMVKIEKLKQQQNIAASRVNTLQHATANANLLFKNGIANYLEVITAQSNVLQGELELASIKSEELSAVAELYRSLGGGWK